One Hevea brasiliensis isolate MT/VB/25A 57/8 chromosome 6, ASM3005281v1, whole genome shotgun sequence genomic window, TGCGTTTTctgggttctttttttttttaattgctgaGAATGAATCTGGACATCATATTGTTTAGATTCATTCCtaggaaaaatttcaaataagtccttgatcttttatatatttttcaaGTAAGTCCCAAAATGTAACGCCcacactttaggtagtccgtatattctactgtttcgatgactaatgtctgttcggacagccacaatgtctggaactacactcaaactagagtgaggagtcataatatagttaaataaagataaaaaaaattaaagaaaaataaaagaagtgaagtgTAACTCGATTAAATGAGCCGGAAGCCTCGACAATGGGTGACTCTAATGAGAAGTAACTGTGAATACAGTTGTCAACCCTAGACTCATGGAAAAACCCTGTAAGATAAATAGTAGGGCTTGACTAAGGAATTTATGAGGTCTAAATGACAATaaaaaatgccaagaaaaatacaagaaaatttagtCAATCGGTAAAGgtatgaattaaaatcatgaatttgtgtaatggaaatgagtagagaaaataagaaaagaaaacaaaagaaaagaaaatttaaatgtaTTTATGACGTAAGCATGATGTCAcaatgacctaattaaaattttaaaccaattaaatctagacatatatatataagagacaaACCAAATTAAATCACTCTTATCATTTTGctacatcttcttcttcttcttctcaagGTTGGCCGAACCACCATGGCTTCCACTTTCCAccatttttcaagctttcaagcttgaatttccctccattctcaccctaaaacccaaacttgccttcactaaaaattactcctacaccttgaggaagccttAAATAGTcaagaattgaagaaaaattgaagattggcaaGTCCAAGTTGGtcacaagtaaggttagtgcactatctaAGCTCTCTTTTTTCTCTAAGTATGGTTAGCATGTTAAATTAagctaaaatttcatgaaattaaaaagaataccaTGAGTAAATGGAATCCTAAAATTTTGGCAGTCATAGGAATGATGGGAGTTTGATGAATTGATAAACATAATTGTGTTTACTAGTGTTGATTAACAAGTAGATATGAGTAGCATGTTGATTTATATGTGTTATGCAAGAGTTgagaatttgaagttagggttttgacccaaaatttagggttttgtgaATTGATACCTAATTGACTTTGTTGAGGCCATttattgactatttgaagtgcaaTGAATGTGAATGAAGTTTAGGAGTTGGGTGGAATTAAGATTGGAAGTATTAAATTTCTGTGCAAGaattttggacctatgagtccagtccaGTGTGGTTTTGTGGTCATAAGTAGAGTcacattgctccaattggtgtgaggctaattggaaatgaaacttaggaCAAAATGCCATATTTTTCATGTAGAGACCTGCCCAAAATCTGAACCCAACACGACCTAAATTTGgtttgaatccgggtaaccatatgctagacctagaaaaatgatcatatgaatagtaaatgttcaaatggccataactcactctaggaaagtcagaatgacttgattcttgaaccattggaaaggttataggagcacattttttatGGAGAACATAGAATCCAGTTCTGACTCTAACCCTACCAATTTGTTAGAATAAATTAGGTCaacaattctgaccagaaccaaaaCTGACATAAAATTCTGGACTTGTACCTATCTGACTAGATTTgaaaaaaatgtcataacttgttccacaaaactgcaaatgtagtgaaaccaagctaaaatttccataagacctagaactataattttggtgttttgatcaaaacccagaacctaatgaAACTTGACCAAATTGTTAGAAAAAATCAGTATcccaaatcctgaaattgaactaaATGGCCACTTGACCCTAGAATAATATTTAtaccatatctcccactaggaaactccaattagaATGAGCCAAATtgttatggaaacctaagaaatagaactccaactttgattcaggaactttcctcaaattttgatTGTAAGGACCCTAAAATAGGAATCAACGATACtaacctgaacctgaaatcctaaaGGTACAGGGTTTATGAATCCAGGTCAGTTAACTagccataactcaccctacataacttgaaaaattatgattcttgaacctaattgaccctaagacatagggtaacaactcatatgaaggacattaggcctaaaaatgattgTAGCATGCCCAAATGACTAGATAAAGTGTgattccagaatctgcctggttttgaaaccagaaaaggtcagtgaaccagttttggtaatttgactataacttggattctaaaactccaaatgatatgattcaaaaatgaaaataaagataagacatagaggaacaacttccatgaaagaAGTGtgaccaaacagtggctacatcttaaccaatttgctaggtgaaattaagacatcaaatctggaccttgagaaaggttcataaaatgacttgtcatatgatatggtattaactaaaataatttgctaaacataaaagtgacacgaatatgcatgtgggacttatgtttcccatcataagtaacatgaaaatgctatgaaacacaaatagtacataacataaaataatgaaattttaAGTACTTAATGATACTAAAATTGCCCAATGTATacatagacttatgtatatagtttgcatcgattggtataccaattagggactacagattgcagtactgcctatatgaataatcattgatagataatatatgtctgatataattattctacaggctttatgcctgcccgttagcTATTGTGtctgatatgatttatggctttatgcttgcccgctggccttgtgcctgacatgactgaTGTGTACAtaatagacatacggatgtctaactagtatacttctGTATATCCAGTctctatagtctgtcataggtcacttgggcacagatatgagtaataagctttaaaattaaataattacatgaagagatcactgatatgaatttaataagactgaatatgagataaataacaagaaaagatcctgataaatttattgctcccaaagttcaataaatttgtaaatgacttaaaattcatgaaattatacatgaaataattattttaattatttagttatttttactttaatttatgcactgctaagcaattcgcttagcgcgttgatttttccatcgcataggtactgtTGAGCAGGAACAGTCCAGACAGTGAGTTGGAGCAGACTTTGCAGTAGTGTGACTTGTCACCTCACCAGTCCTTTTTTTATTGTAGGGCTTATGTGTATctagattttgtattttatttattgtatataagtaaatgatgtaattcattttgtgattgtaaacaaattataaattattgtatataaattttatatgaatgaaatgaaaaatatttacttaaaatttatattagccatgatgatatgatatgatatggaAAAGAATGAGATAGATAGTATGACATATGATATGAGATTTTTAACAGGTAAGTAATGGAATCCGCCAAACGCTAATAAAACAGAGACTTCATCTGAatctccacaaaaataaattgtgataaaaaaaattttttttcctcACATGGACAATTACGAATAAATGGAATATAAATTAATACAACATAAAACAAGATAAAATAGGATGCTCCAGTACCAAATGTgacacgccttactcggctacactgtagacgggtaaggagcgtCACACAAAATActatatatgaaaaattaaaccttaataataataataacatgtttaaataaattcttaaaaatgtttataattaaatttatgacataaatttaaaattctaagtaatagtaattttattaaaataacatcaaattgaaatatctaattcaaaataatattttgaatttaagaaaataaaatttgagaaaaaattgGATTGTTACAAGCCATGAAATGGTTGTGTAGTTTCCTGAAGCTCTATTGAGGAGTCTGATTTGTTGTTGTGCTTGTAGCATTTTGGGCTAGTTTCTTTACTCTATTAGTGCGATGATGGTCTGTACCTCGAGGAGGCTCATGATGCTCCTAGTTGACATCCAGTCTCTTAAGGCTTCAAGGATTGCCAAGAACTCTACCACCTTTTCGAAGAGTCTTCGAGTTTTGAGTATCTTTTCGACAACGTTGACGTTCAGGACGACTACTATTTTTTGGAGGTGGTCTCAGTTTGGTTACAATAGTTTTGCTTGATACTAGTGTTATAAAACCGGGACCAATCCATTAGTTGACCCGGTGACTCAGTAATATGGACATAAAATCGTGTTGATTCTATTATTGAACCGAACAAGAAATTGACTTGGAAAAATAATCAAACAACCTATTGACGCAATGAATCGCTAATCCCATCAATTTTCtttctaaattaaaatattttaaaagaatcaattattcatattttagtatttaaaaattaaatttatatttagtcgataaataaaattttatttaactattataattttatttatagtaatacaagaaagtttataaaataataattaatattttaaaaatattaagaaaatagttattcattaattaatcatttataaaaaaaatatttctattttatatattaattataaattttgagaataaaaatatttaaaatttaattattctcatataaaatttaaaaatattattaaggtatatgtaatataataaacattaaaatattaattataaaaataaagtttaattgattaaatttatttaattatattaataagtatagtatttaattaatatatatttaattaattttttaataattcattgattaaattatTGATCTACTTATTAAACTCGTTATCCGTCAGCCGGATGTTTTAGCTGGGGGACAGCTTCGCACCGGATTTAATAAATATGCTTGATACTGAGGCTGGCTGCTGCTGAGGCTCCGTTTGCAGGAGTGTCCGCGAGGCTGCTTCTCTTGTTCGGGTCCATTTTCACTTGGTTTGTATGGGTTGAGGACCTTTTTGTTTGGGACATTAGGACTGTGGGCGGTTTGGGATGATTGGAGCCCATATTTGTTACCAGGCCTTGGGCCTTGGCTCGTAATTGTTCCTGTTTATGACTGAAGATATCTCTGCCTTtcgattaaataaaataaaaataaaataatagagaGAAGTCAACCGGTGCAAATCCGAAGCTTAAGATAACAAACCAATGTCAATGATCGGAGAGACAAAGCACTCTGTACTCTTCTTTTCCTTCCTTTAACTAATTTGCTTTTGCTCGATCAATTGTGTCCTTGCCCCTTGTGAAAAGGACAAAACCATGGCTGCAGCCTTGGTAGGAGGATCCTTTCTCTCTGCTTTCCTTCAAGTTTTGTTCGATAGGATGGCTTCTCCTGAAATAGTTGACTTCTTCAGGGGTCGAAAGCTTGATGATGGGTTGCTCAATAAATTGAATATAACATTAAATTCTGTTGAGGGAGTGCTTGATGATGCAGAGGAGAAGCAGATCACCAAGCCAGCTGTGAAAAACTGGCTCAACAATCTCAGAGATGCTGCCTATGAAGCCGATGACTTGTTGGATGAGATTGCTTATGGAGCTTTACAATCGAAGCATGAAGTTGTATCTCGAAGGAAAAAGGTGCGCAATTTTTTCTCTTCTCGTAATCCGTTCAAAAAGGGGTTGGTGGAAGCGAAATTAGAAGAAATTCTGGAGAGGCTTGAATACTTAGTAAAACAAAAGGATGCCCTTGGTCTAAGAGAGGGTATTGGAGAAAAACCATCAACATGTAAGATACAGACAACTTCTTTGGTAGATGAGTCGGGTATTTATGGTAGGGATGATGATAAGGAAGCCATAATGAAGTTGCTGCTATCAGATGATGGAAATGGGAACGGCGTAGGTGTGATTCCCATAGTGGGTATGGGTGGGGTTGGTAAAACCACCCTTGCTCAGCTTGTCTACAATGATGGGAGAGTAGCAGAATACTTTCTACTTAAAGCGTGGGTCTGTGTTTCAGAAGAATTTGATGTCTCCAAGATAACAAAAGATATTCTTGAGGGGGTCACACGAAAGAAAAGTGATACCCATATTCTAAATCAGCTTCAACTTGAGCTAGAGGAGGTGTTGATGGAGAAAAAGTTCTTACTCATTTTAGATGATGTGTGGAATGATCAGTATGCTGATTGGGACATCTTACGAATGCCATTGAAATCTGGAGCAAAAGGAAGCAAAATTATTGTTACAACACGcaatgaaagtgtagcactagTTATGCGCACCGTTCCAACTCATAATTTAAAGGAATTAAATGCAGATCACTGCTGGTCATTGTTTGCAAAACATGCATTTGATGATGGAAACCCTAATGCACATTGCGACTTGGAAGTTATTGGTAGGGAAATAGTGAGAAAGTGCAAAGGCTTACCATTAGCTGCAAAGACAATGGGAGGCCTCCTACGATCCAAAACTGACGTTGAAGAATGGAAGAAGGTATTAAACAACAAATTATGGAATTTGACAAGTGACAGCATTCTTCCAGCTTTAAGATTAAGTTATCATTATCTTCCATCGCACATAAAGCAATGTTTTGCTTACTGTGCTATGTTTCCTAAGGATTATAACTTTAAAAAACAGGAATTAGTCTTTTTGTGGATGGCAGAGGGTCTTCTAGTCCAATCTCAAGGAAACAAGGAGTTGGAGGAAGTAGGTGAAGAATACTTCAATATCCTGGTATCAAGGACACTTTTTCAGCCATCAAGTGGTAATCAATCAGGCTTGGTTATGCATGACCTTATACACGACTTAGCAATACTTGTATCTGGAGAATTTTCCTTCAGATTGGAGGCTGATAATTCATGCAAGGTTGATAGGATGGTTCGTCATTTGTCATATACAAGAACAAAACATGATGCTACTGATAAATTTGAGGCAATCTATGAAGCCAAGTTCTTGCGCACCTTATTCCCTGTGGAATTGTCTCGGTTGCCCCCTCGTAAATGCATGGATAATGAGGTAATGCAAACTTTATTGTTAACATTTGGACACTTGCGAGTGTTATCTTTATCCCACTATAATAACATAGTTGGATTGCCTAACTGTATCGGCAACTTGAAACATTTGCGTTATCTAGATCTCTCCTCAACATCCATAGAAACGCTGCCAGAAGTTGTGAGTAGTTTGTACAATTTGCAAACTTTAATCTTGCATGAATGCAAATACCTTGCTGTTTTACCTGATTCGATTGGCAATTTGAGCAATGTTCGATACCTGAATCTCTTTCGAACATCAATCAGAAGGTTAC contains:
- the LOC110666547 gene encoding putative disease resistance RPP13-like protein 1 yields the protein MAAALVGGSFLSAFLQVLFDRMASPEIVDFFRGRKLDDGLLNKLNITLNSVEGVLDDAEEKQITKPAVKNWLNNLRDAAYEADDLLDEIAYGALQSKHEVVSRRKKVRNFFSSRNPFKKGLVEAKLEEILERLEYLVKQKDALGLREGIGEKPSTCKIQTTSLVDESGIYGRDDDKEAIMKLLLSDDGNGNGVGVIPIVGMGGVGKTTLAQLVYNDGRVAEYFLLKAWVCVSEEFDVSKITKDILEGVTRKKSDTHILNQLQLELEEVLMEKKFLLILDDVWNDQYADWDILRMPLKSGAKGSKIIVTTRNESVALVMRTVPTHNLKELNADHCWSLFAKHAFDDGNPNAHCDLEVIGREIVRKCKGLPLAAKTMGGLLRSKTDVEEWKKVLNNKLWNLTSDSILPALRLSYHYLPSHIKQCFAYCAMFPKDYNFKKQELVFLWMAEGLLVQSQGNKELEEVGEEYFNILVSRTLFQPSSGNQSGLVMHDLIHDLAILVSGEFSFRLEADNSCKVDRMVRHLSYTRTKHDATDKFEAIYEAKFLRTLFPVELSRLPPRKCMDNEVMQTLLLTFGHLRVLSLSHYNNIVGLPNCIGNLKHLRYLDLSSTSIETLPEVVSSLYNLQTLILHECKYLAVLPDSIGNLSNVRYLNLFRTSIRRLPESIDGLCNLRTLILQGCRNLAQLPTNMGRLIHLNHLDIGETKLQEMPLEMGRLTKLQKLTDFILGKQSGSSIKELGGLQDLRGQICIRNLQNVVDTRDAVEADLKAKKHLKMLTFRWNGETENPEHDKELLEQLHPHTNLECLYTVGYGGTEFPSWVGNSSFSNIVCLELNGCKNCTSVPPLGQLASIKQLSIIDFPGVTFIGQEFYGSCSSMKKPFGSLEILVFERMLQWHEWVSFKGGAFPLLQELYIRECPNLTKAVLSDHLPSLTTVKIVGCQKLLVASLPSAPRIIEMRLYDDSRDWLIENLHSGLYRLTIGTFQSLDSLYSLLEVISNEIEIRVGWMMDAGSLQLKRLPSGLHRLSVHGFQSLDALNLLMEQMDTLSVTVDEIEIEECDALRFFRSNSSYQWTSKVRFPYCT